A window of Chlorobium phaeobacteroides DSM 266 genomic DNA:
TACTCCCGACACCGTGATGGTGCGCGACTGCATACCCGGCAATGAGGCAAATGAGTGGTGACGAAGTCCGCCATACAGAAAATGCTCGTAAATTTCATCCGTAAACACAAAAAGGTCGTGCCGTTCAGCAAAAGCCGCAACAAGCTCAAGCTCTGCAAGGGAGAAAACCTTTCCTGAAGGGTTGGCTGGAGTATTAACGATTATCCCTCTTGTGCGGGGAGTAACGAGCGACTCAAGATCATGCTCGCTGAACGACCAGTCCGGCGCCTTCAGGGAAAGATAGACCGGTACAGCTTCCGCTGCCTGAAGGGTACTGATATGGTACCCGTAAAACGGCTCAAAAACAATAACCTCGTCTCCCGGATTGAGCAGCGCCTGAAACGCGCAGTAAAGTGCCCCTGTTGCTCCTGCGCTGACAATGATCTCTTTTTGAGGATCAGGGTTCATGCCTGAAAAGCGGTTCTGTTTGAGCGCAATCGCCCGGCGCAGTTCCGGCAGACCGGCATAGTGGGTGTAGGTGTTGATCCCCGTTGTCAAGGCATCTCTGGCGCCCTGCAAGACAGATGCGGGAACAGGAGTATCGCAAACCCCCTGCGAAAGATTGATGCCACCTGTACGGGCGCATTCGATAGACATATTGCGAATCTCCGACTGCAGAACACAACCATGGCGATCGCTCAGCGAAAGAGTCATGAATTCAGAATTTCATATTATCAAGAGTGCTGTACGGCAAGGAAGCATAAACGGCAAGAAAAAACGGGTTGCCTGTCGATTATGGAAACGTAATGAGATACTCCATCCGGGGTTTTTGGGCAAATAAATCAAGTGCGCGATCACCGGGTTGATGACATGCGCCATTCTCCCAACTCTCTTCAGCAATTGAAGAACTGACCGCTTTGTACATGCTGTAGAGCACCAGTTTATTTCTTCCTCCGTAACGGGGATCCTCCATCAGCGTTTTCATGACCTCGGCCATAATATCGGCGGCTATGCGGTGATTATACTGTTCGAAACCCGGAAGCCGGCACTGCTTCATGACAAAGAGCCAGTCATGGATCATAAAAGCCGGAGCATAACCCCATGGAGAGTAGTTCCTTAAAGCCCACATAACCCTTGGAATCGATCCTCCGTCGGTAAACATTTTCTCCGGTTTGATAACGGAACCGTTACTCCTTGTAAAGGTCAGCGGATCGGCATCATCAGGAATAAACATGAACTGATCGGGCGCGATCCACTGAACAAGAACTTTTCCTTTCAGCGTACCGGTTTCGGTATGGCTGTAGTGCCAACTTGCGCTGCAACCTGATAAAAACAGAAAAACAACGACGAGAATACCGCTCTTCATATTCACATCTCCTATGCCGGCAGGGTGCTCTCCACACCGGATTCCGTTTTCAGAATGTCGGTCCCTGCTGGAAAAAACCGTGAAAACCCATTAGTGTTCCAAACAGCGTCGTGAAAATGGCCATGATAATCCCCATGATAATTGAGAGAATAATCAGGGCTGGAATACTGGCAAATACCCACTTGACCATAAACATGACCATCGACCAGAACGGCATGCGGATATCGGTCACAACCACCTTCTGCTCGTTCTGATATTGTTGTTCGCTCATAATCGTATCCTCTTGATGTTGAAACAGAGACTCCATTCTTTGCTGTTGACAATCGGCATTCCCTATAAAAAACGAACAAGAAGAAAGATGCCGAGCATGGCAAAGGCAATGGCAACTTTGACGGCAGCACCAACTGCAAGCCCTATCCATGTGCCAAGACCGGCAAGACCGGCTGCCCGCAAATCTCTTCTGACCATCAGTTCACCCGCTACTGCGCCAAGAAACGGCCCGATAATGATTCCGGGAATACCAAATAACATACCGCCTAAAGCGCCGATTGCTGCACCACCTGCAGCGTAGCCGCCAGCGCTGAATTTTTTAGCTCCAAGCGCTCCGGCGGCAAAATCCGCAAGATAGGCTACAATAGTCAGCACAGAGAGCACTGCTATGGTTACAGGGCCGACAAAGACAAAATTCTCAGCCCATGCTGCAATGATCAGACCTGCAAACACCAGAACAATGCCCGGAAGCGCAGGTATAACAAGTCCGGCAAAGCCGGCGACAATAAGTGCGCCGGCCAGAATCCAGAGCAGCATGGATTGATCCATGTCAGTAGGTAACCATCCGGCGCAGGGTTTTGGCCTGCTGAACCCAATCTTTAACCTGTTCTGCCGTCGGAAGCTGCAGGACAAGTTTTTTGGATTTGTTAACATCCTGCAGTTTCAGCATAAGGTTTGCGGCATTGCGCTGGGCAAGCTCAGGTACCGTATCAACCCCTGCAGCTTCAAGGAGTTCAGAGTAGTGCACGCCAATCCCCTTAATGCGTGCAAGATCAGCCCTGTTGACCAGGGTAAGAACCTCCTCTTCACTCAGAGCGGTCTCGTCGGCAAGTAATTTCCGTCCTTTCCTGTCTGCACCTTTGAGAAGAAGCATATCAAGAGTTTTGACTCCGGCTTTAATCAGCTTGATGGCCTGCGCTTCGGAAATGCCTTCAAGTGCTGCCAGATCAGGTTTCTCGATTATTGCATCAGGAACCGGTAGCGCTATCGGAAGCGGGGTTCCCGAAACACTCACCGGCAGTGAAACAAGCCCGGTTTTTGCAACAATAGCAGGCTGATTAAAAAATGGCACGGGTATTGGAAACGCAGAGAGAAGCGTTCGAAACTGATCGCCGAAAGGAATCATCTTCGGGGCCGTTGTTACGGCAAGCTGAAAAGCAGCGCCAACTCCCTCCAGAAAATCGGGCAACGCGCTTTTTCCGCCAAGCTCACCCCGGACTGCACGTCCCGCAAGATTTGCAATACCCGGCAGAATACGTGAAGCGGTATCCCTGCCCATCTCAGCACCATAGCCAAACAGTGCGACGGGATTATTGAACAGCATTCGCCTTACCTCTTCAGGACGTGAAAGCACCTTGACCACGCCGTCCCGTTCAATGACAGCCTGACATGCAAGACGCCCGCCTTTTGCAATCTGACGATCAGACAAAAATGCTTTTTCAACATCCGAAAGCGGTGAAAGAGAGTCGGCGCCCTCCTGAACGGTAACATAGCAGGCCTGACAGATTCCCTGACCCGCGCAGACATAGCCGACATGACTGTGGTTAACCCTCGCAGCTTTGCCAAGCGTCTGACCGATCGCTGCCTCACAAGGCAAATCGTTAATAAAAAGATTCATAAATGTATTTATTTGGTAGTTTCTTCAAGAAACCAGTCGAAATTAATAAAACAAGCCGAACCGTTAAAAAAGAAATAAAACCCTGAACAGAACCTGGCCCTGTTCAAACCATGAAAAAGCCAAATCAGAACACAAGCGGTTACTGATTCTCTTTTTTCATTCTCTCCTGCATTTTCTTTACCAGAGCCTCCATCTCCTTGCTCTGTTTACCCGGCATAACATTGTTCATCATCGGCGATTCCGTTTTCACATATCCAGGAGGCACTTCAAACAATGATGCATCGAGATTCTTCTTGTCAACATTGACCAGCTCGGTAACAATGCCGGATTGATTCTGCCGGATTTTTACCGGGAACCCCTCTACGCCGGCATCTTTCATCCGTTGTGCGAATCTCGGCAGATTCTTCTCATTTGCGCTCTGCATTCTCGCATAGGTAAAATAATCAAGAATATCTTTCGATACCCACATCTCCATCACATTCTTGCCGCTCGTTATACGAACATGGGTGCATGAGTACCCGTTGATGGTTTCCTTTCCAAGATTTTCAATGATTGCGTCATCTTTGCCATCAGGGTCCTTAATCTTCTCAGCAGCTTTTTTCATCTCATCAGTATCGATCACCGTATAGGTTTTTTCGCTCTCATTGAGAAGATAGAGAAGGTTCGGCGTTTTGGATGGCGAAAGCATGACCATATGCATCCCGGAGGCCATCCCTTTGATGTTTGAGGAGGTCTCGGTACGAACGCCCTCCTTTGCGAAAAAGAGTTTCATCTCTGTTGAACCTGCTTCCGGAATGATCGTCTTCATGGTAAGCACGCCTTCAAAAGGCTGGGAAAAAGGAAGCGATGGAGTGCTGATTCCTGGGGATGTCGCATCAGGATTTTGCTTTTTGTCACCACAAGCTCCGAGAGTCAGAACGGCAAAAAAAGCAAAGACGAGAAGTGTGTTATATTTTCGCATGGCGCATATCCGGTTATGGTTATGATTCCTCCTCAAAAAAATAATTCTGACCTGCGTCAAAACCTACGGTGCTACGAAAGATCTGCAGGTATACACAAATGCAATCGTGCCGATCTTTGCGTTCAATCCCATGACGGGAAGAACAAAAAGGCTTTTGGTTGCCGACAAGGGGTATGAAACCAGCCGCTCTTCATTGATACTCGCTGAGGGATAAAGGGCGTAAAATGATTTTCCCTTAAGATTCCTGTCGGAAGCCACCTTCACAACACCCTGAGGGTCGATAAGCATCACTGCGCCGAACCCGGTCTGCCTGATAAGTTCAACAAAGTACTGGTCAATCTGCTCATAGTTCTCCCGCATGAGCTCGCTGCGCACCGACCAGGCAAGAGAAAGAGCAAACAGTCGGATATCCTGATGCTGCACGTCGATGTAGCTTTTCTGCAGGGTTTCGGTGAGTTCCTGCTTTTCGGCATCAAAACGGATCTGCTGCTCCTTGAGCTTCTGATCGTCGAGATAACGAGTCAGAAAAATTCCTCCCAGAAGCAAAAGCAGAAGCACAGGAATGCCGATAACAAGCAACCGGCGTCCTGTAGACATACGCTTTGCCGAAGATCCCTCGTTGCGGATGCTGTCCATAAATTGAGGAGTTTAGGTTGATGGCGTAACAAAACGCTTGAGATATAAAGCTTCTTTTTCCTGCATTTGCACCCGTTCTTCGTCTTTTCCATCCTGATATCCCGCAAGATGCAGCGCTGAATGGATGGTGACGCGCATGAGCTCTTCGTCAAAACCGACCTTGTAACGCAGAGCATTCTCTTCAACAGCATCCAGAGAGATATAGAACTCTCCGTCAATTTCAGAACCCTTGCTGTAGGAAAAGGTAATGGTGTCTGTAGGATAATCGTGCCCCAAAAACTCTCGGTTGATGCGATGAATCATTTTGTTGCCGCAATAGACGGCAACAAGAGACTCAATAAGAAAACCCTCTTCCTGCAAAACCGTCGTGACCACTTCAGTCAAAACCGATTCGGCAAGCTCTCTTCTGGTCGTGTTATAAATCTGCAACGGCATAGTCATGAATCAGTAGTGGCTTGATCAACGCGTCAATATGTTTGAGGCTGTTTTTATGCACTCTGAACGTCAGCTCCACATCTTCATCAAGATACCGTTTGCTGACAACTTCAGTATGTTCGTAAAGATAACCGATAAGCTTGTAGTTCGACACATGTG
This region includes:
- a CDS encoding DUF1353 domain-containing protein, which encodes MKSGILVVVFLFLSGCSASWHYSHTETGTLKGKVLVQWIAPDQFMFIPDDADPLTFTRSNGSVIKPEKMFTDGGSIPRVMWALRNYSPWGYAPAFMIHDWLFVMKQCRLPGFEQYNHRIAADIMAEVMKTLMEDPRYGGRNKLVLYSMYKAVSSSIAEESWENGACHQPGDRALDLFAQKPRMEYLITFP
- a CDS encoding DUF4412 domain-containing protein yields the protein MRKYNTLLVFAFFAVLTLGACGDKKQNPDATSPGISTPSLPFSQPFEGVLTMKTIIPEAGSTEMKLFFAKEGVRTETSSNIKGMASGMHMVMLSPSKTPNLLYLLNESEKTYTVIDTDEMKKAAEKIKDPDGKDDAIIENLGKETINGYSCTHVRITSGKNVMEMWVSKDILDYFTYARMQSANEKNLPRFAQRMKDAGVEGFPVKIRQNQSGIVTELVNVDKKNLDASLFEVPPGYVKTESPMMNNVMPGKQSKEMEALVKKMQERMKKENQ
- a CDS encoding pyridoxal phosphate-dependent aminotransferase → MTLSLSDRHGCVLQSEIRNMSIECARTGGINLSQGVCDTPVPASVLQGARDALTTGINTYTHYAGLPELRRAIALKQNRFSGMNPDPQKEIIVSAGATGALYCAFQALLNPGDEVIVFEPFYGYHISTLQAAEAVPVYLSLKAPDWSFSEHDLESLVTPRTRGIIVNTPANPSGKVFSLAELELVAAFAERHDLFVFTDEIYEHFLYGGLRHHSFASLPGMQSRTITVSGVSKTFSVTGWRIGYVIADAKWAQAIGYFNDLIYVCAPAPLQAGVAKGLLELGDEYYRMLSIEYQAKRDRFCEALSLAGLYPFIPDGAYYVLADVSRLPGTTSKERAMHILRTTGVAAVPGSAFFQNYAGEDVVRFCFAKEDSVLKEACQRLKKLR
- a CDS encoding DUF456 domain-containing protein, yielding MDQSMLLWILAGALIVAGFAGLVIPALPGIVLVFAGLIIAAWAENFVFVGPVTIAVLSVLTIVAYLADFAAGALGAKKFSAGGYAAGGAAIGALGGMLFGIPGIIIGPFLGAVAGELMVRRDLRAAGLAGLGTWIGLAVGAAVKVAIAFAMLGIFLLVRFL
- the ybeY gene encoding rRNA maturation RNase YbeY — protein: MPLQIYNTTRRELAESVLTEVVTTVLQEEGFLIESLVAVYCGNKMIHRINREFLGHDYPTDTITFSYSKGSEIDGEFYISLDAVEENALRYKVGFDEELMRVTIHSALHLAGYQDGKDEERVQMQEKEALYLKRFVTPST
- a CDS encoding DUF4332 domain-containing protein, whose amino-acid sequence is MNLFINDLPCEAAIGQTLGKAARVNHSHVGYVCAGQGICQACYVTVQEGADSLSPLSDVEKAFLSDRQIAKGGRLACQAVIERDGVVKVLSRPEEVRRMLFNNPVALFGYGAEMGRDTASRILPGIANLAGRAVRGELGGKSALPDFLEGVGAAFQLAVTTAPKMIPFGDQFRTLLSAFPIPVPFFNQPAIVAKTGLVSLPVSVSGTPLPIALPVPDAIIEKPDLAALEGISEAQAIKLIKAGVKTLDMLLLKGADRKGRKLLADETALSEEEVLTLVNRADLARIKGIGVHYSELLEAAGVDTVPELAQRNAANLMLKLQDVNKSKKLVLQLPTAEQVKDWVQQAKTLRRMVTY